In Kitasatospora sp. NBC_00240, the following are encoded in one genomic region:
- a CDS encoding phytanoyl-CoA dioxygenase family protein produces the protein MSGPDMAKFVQDYRENGFAVVERLFDPSEVAELTAAVTEVLDVPDLGSVAEVEPGSPGLARRIWSPTKQHVAFERAAAHPRLLDHVEALIGPDVLFHYSKLHLKAPKVGSEVDWHQDFAYYPHTNTDLVTALVYFDDASVENSCLQAVPGSHRNGLVNHYVDGYFRGKAAGDGVPDPALAVPIEAPAGSVVFIHCLLLHYSSPNRSDRFRRTFLPAYRAADAYPVHFGAHAGHNEPGVTLLRGKVSDTARVEAGSWRLPLAERPFGSLFQLQEGAHVTDTATTTGYATVEESK, from the coding sequence ATGTCCGGACCCGACATGGCCAAGTTCGTGCAGGACTACCGCGAGAACGGTTTCGCGGTGGTGGAACGGCTCTTCGACCCGAGCGAGGTGGCCGAACTCACCGCCGCCGTCACGGAGGTCCTCGACGTCCCCGACCTCGGCTCGGTGGCCGAGGTGGAGCCCGGCAGCCCCGGCCTGGCCCGCCGGATCTGGTCGCCCACCAAGCAGCACGTTGCGTTCGAACGGGCGGCGGCCCACCCGCGTCTGCTCGACCACGTCGAGGCACTCATCGGCCCCGACGTCCTGTTCCACTACAGCAAGCTCCACCTCAAGGCCCCGAAGGTCGGCAGCGAGGTGGACTGGCACCAGGACTTCGCCTACTACCCGCACACCAACACCGACCTGGTGACGGCCCTGGTCTACTTCGACGACGCCTCCGTCGAGAACTCCTGCCTCCAGGCCGTCCCCGGCTCGCACCGGAACGGTCTGGTCAACCATTACGTCGACGGGTACTTCCGCGGCAAGGCGGCGGGTGACGGGGTGCCGGACCCGGCGCTCGCCGTGCCGATCGAGGCGCCCGCCGGGAGCGTGGTCTTCATCCACTGCCTGCTCCTGCACTACTCCTCCCCGAACCGGTCCGACCGGTTCCGCCGCACCTTCCTCCCGGCCTACCGGGCCGCCGACGCCTACCCCGTCCACTTCGGCGCGCACGCCGGCCACAACGAGCCCGGAGTGACCCTGCTGCGCGGTAAGGTCTCCGACACGGCGCGGGTGGAGGCGGGCAGTTGGCGGCTCCCCCTGGCGGAGCGGCCCTTCGGCTCGCTCTTCCAGCTGCAGGAGGGCGCGCACGTCACGGACACCGCCACGACCACCGGGTACGCGACCGTGGAGGAATCGAAGTGA
- the aroA gene encoding 3-phosphoshikimate 1-carboxyvinyltransferase, whose product MLRAEPIRSFAGTFRIPSSKPETQRAILAGTLAQGRSRVVNDLRCAETETMKRACRALGAEIVESDGHLDITGVGGTLRDRGPMMIQSDGSGLVFRTMTALSSVLRSPVLVTGDATLCRRVMSPLLDALHELGADIDSICGEGTAPVVSWCERLAGGVCRLPGDVSSQFITAILFAAPFAERPVEIEVAGRVHSKSYIDQTLHTLRQAGIEVTVSADHRRFRVEPGAYSARDTAVHEDWTSASYLLAAAALYPGRTVFTGVHGSTTQGESAMIPILERLGVRTTLDRTTSRLTVDTPADSLGGTFDIDATDCPNIVPTLAAIGAYVDGVMRVTGARVTHFHKASRVEAMVSELSKAGVAIKPLYERGVCDGFEVRGASSYPGGVTFSHWGDHRIFMSLFVAGLRMESANRYSGSEEVRLSFPGFFEEFAKAGVVTETVGAAAAVPAGTAG is encoded by the coding sequence TTGCTCAGAGCCGAACCCATCCGGAGCTTCGCGGGGACCTTCCGCATCCCCTCCTCGAAGCCCGAGACCCAGCGCGCGATCCTGGCGGGCACCCTGGCCCAGGGCCGCTCCCGCGTGGTCAACGACCTCCGCTGCGCCGAGACCGAGACCATGAAGCGCGCCTGCCGCGCCCTGGGTGCCGAGATCGTCGAGAGCGACGGCCACCTCGACATCACCGGTGTCGGCGGGACGCTGCGGGACCGCGGGCCGATGATGATCCAGTCCGACGGGTCGGGCCTGGTCTTCCGCACCATGACGGCGCTGAGCTCGGTGCTGCGGTCGCCGGTGCTGGTGACCGGCGACGCGACCCTGTGCCGACGGGTGATGTCTCCGCTGCTCGACGCGCTGCACGAGCTCGGCGCCGACATCGACTCCATCTGCGGGGAGGGCACCGCACCCGTCGTCAGCTGGTGCGAACGCCTCGCGGGCGGAGTCTGCCGGCTGCCCGGCGACGTCAGCTCGCAGTTCATCACCGCCATCCTGTTCGCCGCCCCGTTCGCCGAGCGTCCGGTGGAGATCGAGGTGGCCGGCCGGGTCCACTCCAAGTCGTACATCGACCAGACGCTGCACACCCTGCGGCAGGCGGGGATCGAGGTGACCGTCTCCGCCGACCACCGGCGCTTCCGGGTGGAGCCGGGGGCGTACTCGGCCCGGGACACCGCCGTCCACGAGGACTGGACCTCGGCCTCGTACCTGCTCGCGGCCGCCGCGCTCTACCCCGGCCGGACGGTCTTCACCGGGGTCCACGGCAGCACCACCCAGGGCGAGTCGGCGATGATCCCCATCCTGGAGCGCCTCGGGGTGCGGACCACGCTCGACCGCACCACCTCCCGGCTGACGGTCGACACGCCGGCGGACAGTCTGGGCGGCACCTTCGACATCGACGCCACCGACTGCCCCAACATCGTGCCCACGCTCGCGGCGATCGGCGCCTACGTCGACGGCGTGATGCGGGTCACGGGCGCCCGGGTCACGCACTTCCACAAGGCCTCGCGGGTCGAGGCGATGGTCAGCGAGCTGTCCAAGGCGGGCGTCGCGATCAAGCCGCTGTACGAGCGCGGGGTCTGCGACGGGTTCGAGGTCCGCGGCGCGTCGAGCTACCCCGGCGGGGTCACCTTCTCGCACTGGGGCGACCACCGGATCTTCATGTCGCTGTTCGTGGCCGGCCTGCGGATGGAATCGGCCAACCGGTACTCCGGTTCCGAGGAGGTCCGGCTCTCCTTCCCCGGGTTCTTCGAGGAGTTCGCCAAGGCGGGCGTGGTCACGGAGACCGTCGGCGCTGCCGCCGCGGTGCCGGCCGGCACCGCGGGCTGA